In one window of Armatimonadota bacterium DNA:
- the uvrB gene encoding excinuclease ABC subunit UvrB: MSKQFELRSDFALHGDQPQAVERLVQGLEQGYRYQTLLGVTGSGKTFTVANVIARVQRPALVIAHNKTLAAQLCTELREFFPDNAVEYFVSYYDYYQPEAYLPQTDTYIEKDASINDEIDRLRHAATQALFERRDVIIVASVSAIYGLGSPEDYERITLTLERGQTYERDAILRRLVDMQFQRNDVNLTRGKFRVRGDVLEVHSVDKELITRVELFGDDIERISVINPLTGEVVEEKDRAVVFPASHYVSPWEKLERALAAIEQELEERLQYFRERDKLLEAQRLEQRTRYDMEMIREIGYCTGIENYSRHLDGRAPGTPPSTLLHYFADDFLLVIDESHQTVPQLRGMYEGDRSRKMSLVEHGFRLPSAFDNRPLTFDEFEQLHKETIFTSATPGPYELQVSSQVAEQIIRPTGLVDPEVVVRPTRGQVDDLIGEVDARVKRGERVLVTTLTKKMAEDLTEYLADMGVKVHYLHSEIETLVRSEILRDLRMGVYDVVVGVNLLREGLDLPEVSLVAILDADKEGFLRSETSLVQTIGRAARHVSGQVIMYADNITDSMRRAIDETNRRREHQLAFNREHGITPESIRKGIRELLATAERTAEEQAVYYAGEGRPEEQLPHIIADLEEEMRAAAQELRFEDAAQIRDQIAALQGKPRGAYALHGATGAGPNRGKAGRGRKRKR, from the coding sequence ATGAGCAAGCAATTCGAGCTTCGTTCCGATTTCGCGCTGCACGGCGACCAGCCACAGGCCGTCGAGCGCCTGGTGCAGGGCCTGGAGCAGGGCTATCGGTACCAGACGCTGCTCGGCGTCACGGGGTCGGGCAAGACGTTCACCGTCGCCAACGTCATCGCCCGCGTGCAGCGGCCGGCGCTCGTCATCGCCCACAATAAGACGCTCGCGGCACAGCTCTGCACCGAGCTGCGCGAGTTCTTCCCGGACAACGCGGTCGAGTACTTCGTGAGCTACTACGACTACTATCAGCCCGAGGCGTACCTCCCGCAGACCGACACCTACATCGAGAAGGACGCCTCCATCAACGACGAGATTGACCGCCTGCGCCACGCGGCGACGCAGGCGCTGTTCGAGCGCCGCGACGTCATCATCGTCGCCAGCGTCTCCGCGATCTACGGCCTCGGGTCGCCCGAGGACTACGAGCGCATCACGCTCACCCTCGAGCGCGGCCAGACCTACGAGCGCGACGCCATTCTACGGCGGCTCGTGGACATGCAGTTCCAGCGCAACGATGTCAACCTCACCCGCGGCAAGTTCCGCGTGCGCGGGGACGTGCTCGAAGTGCACTCGGTGGACAAGGAACTCATCACCCGGGTCGAGTTGTTCGGCGACGACATCGAACGCATATCCGTCATCAACCCGCTCACCGGCGAGGTCGTCGAGGAGAAGGATCGCGCCGTCGTCTTCCCCGCCTCGCACTACGTCTCGCCGTGGGAGAAGCTCGAGCGCGCGCTGGCGGCGATCGAGCAAGAGCTGGAGGAGCGCCTGCAATACTTCCGCGAGCGCGACAAGCTGCTCGAGGCTCAGCGCCTGGAGCAGCGCACGCGCTACGATATGGAGATGATCCGCGAGATCGGCTACTGCACCGGCATCGAGAACTACTCCCGCCACCTCGACGGCCGCGCGCCGGGCACGCCGCCCTCGACTCTGCTCCACTACTTCGCGGACGATTTCCTGCTCGTCATAGATGAGTCGCACCAGACCGTGCCGCAGCTGCGCGGCATGTACGAGGGCGACCGCTCGCGCAAGATGAGCCTCGTCGAGCACGGCTTCCGCCTGCCTTCGGCGTTCGACAACCGCCCGCTCACCTTCGACGAATTCGAGCAGCTTCACAAGGAAACCATCTTCACCTCCGCCACCCCGGGCCCGTACGAGCTGCAGGTCAGCTCGCAAGTCGCGGAGCAGATCATTCGCCCCACCGGACTCGTGGACCCCGAGGTCGTCGTGCGCCCGACGCGCGGCCAGGTGGATGATCTCATCGGCGAGGTGGACGCGCGCGTCAAGCGCGGGGAGCGCGTCCTGGTGACGACCCTGACCAAGAAGATGGCGGAAGACCTGACGGAATACCTGGCCGACATGGGAGTCAAGGTGCACTACCTGCACTCCGAGATCGAGACCCTGGTGCGCAGCGAGATCCTGCGTGACCTGCGCATGGGAGTGTACGACGTGGTGGTCGGCGTCAACTTGCTGCGCGAGGGGCTGGATCTCCCCGAGGTCTCGCTGGTGGCCATCCTCGACGCGGACAAGGAGGGCTTCCTGCGCTCCGAGACGAGCCTCGTCCAGACCATCGGGCGCGCGGCGCGTCACGTCTCGGGGCAGGTCATCATGTATGCGGACAACATCACCGATTCGATGCGGCGCGCGATTGACGAAACCAACCGCCGTCGGGAGCACCAGCTCGCATTCAACCGCGAGCACGGCATCACGCCGGAGAGCATCCGCAAGGGCATCCGGGAACTGCTGGCGACCGCGGAGCGTACCGCGGAAGAGCAGGCCGTGTACTACGCGGGCGAGGGCCGCCCCGAGGAGCAGCTGCCGCACATCATCGCCGACCTCGAGGAGGAAATGCGCGCCGCCGCCCAGGAACTGCGCTTCGAGGACGCGGCGCAGATCCGTGACCAGATCGCGGCGCTCCAGGGCAAGCCGCGCGGCGCGTACGCGCTCCACGGCGCGACCGGCGCTGGCCCCAATCGTGGCAAGGCCGGCCGGGGGCGCAAACGCAAACGCTGA
- the uvrA gene encoding excinuclease ABC subunit UvrA → MASDKIIVRGARQHNLKNIDVEIPRHQMVVITGLSGSGKSSLAFDTIYAEGQRRYVESLSSYARQFLGQMDKPDVDNIEGLSPAVSIDQKSATHNPRSTVGTVTEIYDHLRLLYARIGTPHCPECGREIARQSLEQMVERVEGLPEGTRILILGPVVKGRKGEYRAVLDDIRKQGFVRVRADGEVRELSEDIKLARYKQHTIEVVVDRLVVKPGLRQRLSDSMATALKIGGGMTSVQVVDGEQLDFSEQASCLHCERSFTELEPRMFSFNSPYGACPACGGLGTRREFDEELLIPDRSLSLSEGAILPWASDVSRYYSSLLRSAARTYGIDLDRPLSRVAKSKLDKLLYGTGERVRVRFRGRGGRLRVYDTSFRGLMQHLMEDYERTDSDYRRSELENYMSIKPCPVCGGARLKPDTLAVTINGTNIAQVAALSIRACAEFFDTLDLDERQELIGRQVLKEIRTRLNFLLNVGLDYLTLDRTAATLAGGEAQRIRLATQIGSGLTGVLYILDEPSVGLHQRDNRRLISTLHALRDLGNTILVVEHDEITIRSADHIIDIGPGAGENGGEIVATGTVDDVIATPGSITGKYLSGEREIPTPPYRRPTNDRWLTIKGAREHNLKAIDIPIPLGVFVCFTGVSGSGKSTVMEDILYRRLAHALQGARLSWGKHDGIDNMRLLDKVIDIDQSPIGRSPRSNPATYIGAFTPIRELFAQTPEARTRGYRPGRFSFNVKGGRCDACRGDGIIRIEMVFLPDVYVPCEECKGARYNRETLEVRYKGRTIADVLNMTVSEALEFFRNIPPVRRKLETIHDVGLDYIRLGQPATTLSGGEAQRVKLAAELSRRATGRTLYLLDEPTTGLHFADIEKLLEVLNRLVDAGNTVVVIEHNPDVIKCADYIIDLGPEGGDGGGEIVAAGAPEKVAQVKRSYTGQFLRALLERKTRGRRGTAVAAVPS, encoded by the coding sequence ATGGCTTCGGACAAGATAATCGTCCGCGGTGCGCGGCAGCATAATCTGAAGAACATCGACGTCGAGATCCCCCGCCACCAGATGGTCGTCATCACCGGCCTGTCGGGCTCGGGGAAGTCCTCGCTCGCGTTCGACACCATCTACGCCGAGGGGCAGCGGCGCTACGTCGAGAGCCTCTCCTCCTACGCGCGGCAATTCCTCGGCCAGATGGACAAGCCCGACGTGGACAACATCGAGGGGCTGTCGCCCGCGGTCTCGATTGACCAGAAATCGGCGACGCACAACCCCCGCTCGACGGTCGGCACGGTGACCGAGATCTACGACCACCTGCGCTTGCTCTACGCGCGCATCGGCACGCCGCACTGTCCCGAGTGCGGCCGGGAAATCGCCCGGCAGTCGCTGGAGCAAATGGTGGAGCGCGTCGAGGGATTGCCCGAGGGCACGCGCATCCTCATCCTCGGGCCGGTGGTCAAAGGGCGCAAGGGGGAGTACCGCGCCGTGCTCGACGACATCCGCAAGCAAGGCTTCGTCCGCGTCCGCGCGGACGGCGAAGTGCGCGAGCTGTCCGAGGACATCAAGCTCGCCCGCTACAAGCAGCACACCATCGAGGTCGTGGTTGACAGGTTGGTCGTCAAGCCGGGACTGCGGCAGCGCCTGAGCGACTCGATGGCCACCGCGCTCAAGATCGGCGGCGGCATGACCTCGGTTCAGGTCGTGGATGGCGAGCAGCTCGATTTCAGCGAGCAGGCGTCGTGCCTTCACTGCGAGCGCTCTTTCACTGAACTCGAACCGCGCATGTTCAGCTTCAACAGCCCCTACGGCGCCTGCCCCGCCTGCGGCGGCTTGGGCACGCGGCGCGAGTTCGACGAGGAGTTGCTCATCCCGGACCGCTCCCTGAGCCTGTCCGAAGGCGCCATCCTGCCCTGGGCGAGCGACGTGTCGAGATACTACTCGTCGCTGCTGCGCTCCGCGGCCCGAACGTACGGCATAGATCTGGATCGGCCGCTCAGCCGCGTAGCCAAGTCGAAGCTCGACAAACTGCTCTACGGCACCGGCGAGCGCGTCCGCGTGCGCTTCCGCGGGCGGGGCGGGCGGCTCCGCGTCTATGACACGAGCTTCCGCGGCCTCATGCAGCACCTCATGGAGGACTACGAGCGCACCGACTCCGACTACCGCCGCAGCGAACTCGAGAACTACATGAGCATCAAGCCGTGCCCCGTCTGCGGTGGGGCGCGGCTCAAGCCGGACACGCTCGCGGTCACCATCAACGGCACCAACATCGCACAAGTCGCCGCGCTCTCCATCCGCGCCTGCGCGGAGTTCTTCGACACCCTCGACCTCGACGAGCGCCAGGAGTTGATCGGCCGCCAGGTGCTCAAGGAAATCCGCACGCGCCTCAACTTCCTGCTCAACGTCGGCCTCGACTACCTGACCCTCGATCGCACCGCAGCCACCCTCGCCGGCGGCGAGGCGCAGCGCATCCGGCTCGCGACGCAGATCGGCTCCGGCCTCACCGGTGTGCTCTACATCCTCGACGAACCGAGCGTCGGCCTCCACCAGCGCGACAACCGACGCCTCATATCCACCCTCCACGCCCTGCGCGACCTCGGCAACACCATCCTCGTCGTCGAGCACGACGAGATCACGATTCGCTCTGCGGACCACATCATTGACATCGGCCCCGGCGCCGGCGAGAACGGCGGCGAGATCGTCGCGACCGGTACCGTGGACGACGTCATCGCCACCCCCGGCTCGATCACCGGCAAGTACCTGAGCGGAGAGAGAGAAATCCCGACGCCGCCGTACCGCCGGCCGACGAACGATCGCTGGCTGACCATCAAAGGCGCCCGCGAGCACAACCTCAAGGCCATAGACATCCCGATACCTCTCGGCGTGTTCGTCTGCTTCACCGGCGTCAGCGGCTCCGGCAAGAGCACCGTGATGGAGGACATCCTCTACCGGCGCCTGGCGCACGCGCTCCAGGGGGCGCGCTTGTCCTGGGGCAAGCACGACGGAATCGACAACATGCGCCTGCTCGACAAGGTCATAGACATAGACCAGTCGCCCATCGGCCGCAGTCCGCGCAGCAACCCGGCGACCTACATCGGCGCCTTCACGCCCATCCGCGAGCTGTTCGCGCAGACGCCCGAGGCGCGCACGCGCGGCTACCGCCCGGGGCGCTTCAGCTTCAACGTCAAGGGCGGCCGCTGCGACGCGTGCCGCGGCGACGGCATCATCCGCATCGAGATGGTCTTCCTCCCGGATGTCTATGTCCCGTGCGAGGAATGCAAGGGCGCTCGCTACAACCGCGAGACCCTCGAGGTGCGCTACAAGGGCCGCACTATTGCCGATGTCCTCAACATGACCGTCTCCGAAGCCCTGGAGTTCTTCCGCAACATCCCGCCCGTGCGCCGGAAGTTGGAGACGATCCACGACGTCGGCCTCGACTACATCCGCCTCGGCCAGCCCGCGACGACCCTCTCCGGCGGCGAGGCACAGCGCGTCAAGCTCGCCGCGGAGCTGTCCCGCCGCGCCACCGGGCGAACGCTCTACCTGCTCGACGAGCCGACCACCGGCCTTCACTTCGCCGACATCGAGAAGCTGCTCGAGGTGCTCAACCGCTTGGTGGACGCCGGCAATACCGTGGTCGTCATCGAGCATAACCCCGACGTCATCAAGTGCGCGGACTACATCATTGACCTCGGCCCGGAAGGCGGCGACGGCGGCGGCGAGATCGTTGCCGCGGGCGCGCCGGAGAAGGTCGCGCAAGTCAAGCGCTCGTATACTGGCCAGTTCTTGCGCGCGCTGCTCGAGCGAAAGACCCGCGGGCGGCGCGGCACGGCCGTCGCCGCCGTGCCCTCGTAG
- the uvrC gene encoding excinuclease ABC subunit UvrC, whose translation METITDQDHRPSLHEKLNSLPARPGAYLMKDAAGKVVYVGKAQSLRSRVRSYFQPGQELTGRQAAMVEGIADLDWIVTDSEMEALILEHNLIKRHRPRYNVRLRDDKRYPYIKITVNEEYPRLVVVRTMDRDGARYFGPYTSTKAMWQTVRLVRRIFGLRQALVASAKKRGGCNWEPGQQRQRPCLNFHMRQCLAPCVGEVSAEEYRRMVERAMLLLDGRAEQVVDDLRRRMEEASVGLRFEEAARLRDKIAAVEQTVEGQKMVLPGAGDADVIAHWLQEGEGSVVIFDVRDGKLVGQQHFLLDGTSGVSPPEVLGEFVRQYYGRAAFVPRQVIAAESIPDRELVEQWLSERRGGMVRVSTPKRGQRKHLVELAADNARMHLEQHHSREGAEQRRGREAVLDLQHVLDLPVAPERVEAYDIATIGGRDSVGSMVVFQDGIAKKADYRHFRIRRETGTADDYAMMREVLARRLQAAAARRKYARLPDLMLIDGGKGQLGVAIAARDDLGLSVPIAALAKGRSERSRSERDWVYLEGRAEPVIMPSHSRALHLLQRVRDEAHRFAQAYHHTLRARQTRESVLDEVPGVGPILKRRLVSHFGSMAKIGAASVEELAAVPGVGRKVAEAVKQHLARAEPRNS comes from the coding sequence ATGGAAACGATCACCGACCAGGATCACAGGCCGAGCCTCCACGAGAAGCTCAACTCGCTTCCCGCGCGCCCGGGCGCGTACCTCATGAAGGACGCCGCGGGCAAGGTCGTCTACGTCGGCAAGGCGCAGTCGCTGCGCAGCCGCGTCCGCTCGTACTTCCAGCCCGGGCAGGAGCTTACGGGACGGCAGGCCGCGATGGTCGAGGGCATCGCCGATCTCGATTGGATCGTCACCGATTCCGAGATGGAGGCGCTGATCCTCGAGCACAACCTCATCAAGCGCCACCGCCCCCGCTACAACGTCCGCCTGCGCGACGACAAGCGCTATCCCTATATCAAGATCACGGTCAACGAGGAATACCCCCGCCTCGTCGTGGTGCGCACAATGGACCGCGACGGGGCGCGCTACTTCGGGCCCTACACCAGCACCAAGGCGATGTGGCAGACGGTGCGCTTGGTGCGGCGCATCTTCGGCCTGCGCCAGGCGCTCGTCGCCTCCGCCAAGAAGCGCGGCGGCTGCAACTGGGAGCCGGGGCAGCAGCGCCAGAGGCCCTGCCTCAACTTCCACATGCGCCAGTGCCTCGCGCCGTGCGTCGGCGAGGTGAGCGCCGAGGAGTATCGGCGCATGGTCGAGCGGGCGATGCTCCTCCTCGACGGCCGCGCCGAGCAGGTCGTGGACGACCTGCGCCGGCGCATGGAGGAAGCGTCCGTAGGGCTTCGCTTCGAGGAAGCCGCGCGCCTACGCGACAAGATCGCCGCCGTCGAGCAGACCGTCGAGGGGCAGAAGATGGTCCTGCCCGGCGCGGGCGACGCCGATGTCATCGCCCACTGGCTTCAGGAAGGGGAGGGAAGCGTCGTCATCTTCGACGTGCGCGACGGCAAGCTCGTCGGGCAGCAGCACTTCCTGTTGGACGGCACCTCAGGCGTGTCCCCGCCGGAGGTCCTCGGCGAATTCGTGCGCCAGTACTATGGCCGCGCGGCCTTCGTCCCGCGGCAGGTTATCGCGGCCGAGAGCATTCCCGACCGAGAGCTGGTCGAGCAGTGGCTCTCCGAGCGGCGCGGCGGCATGGTCAGGGTTTCGACCCCGAAGCGCGGACAGCGCAAGCACCTCGTCGAGCTGGCCGCCGACAACGCGCGGATGCACCTCGAACAGCATCACTCGCGCGAGGGCGCCGAGCAGCGGCGCGGGCGCGAGGCCGTGCTCGACCTGCAGCACGTGCTCGACCTGCCGGTCGCTCCCGAACGCGTCGAGGCCTACGATATCGCAACCATCGGCGGGCGGGATTCGGTCGGCTCGATGGTCGTCTTCCAGGACGGCATCGCGAAGAAGGCGGACTACCGTCACTTCCGCATCCGCCGCGAGACCGGCACGGCGGACGACTACGCGATGATGCGCGAGGTGCTCGCGCGCCGCTTGCAGGCTGCCGCGGCGCGCCGCAAGTACGCCCGGCTGCCGGACCTGATGCTGATTGACGGCGGCAAGGGGCAGCTCGGCGTCGCGATCGCGGCGCGCGACGACCTGGGGCTCTCTGTCCCCATCGCCGCCCTCGCCAAGGGGCGCTCTGAGCGAAGTCGAAGTGAGCGCGATTGGGTGTACCTCGAAGGCCGCGCCGAGCCGGTCATCATGCCCAGCCACTCGCGCGCGCTCCATCTGCTCCAGCGCGTGCGCGATGAGGCGCATCGCTTCGCCCAGGCGTACCACCACACGCTGCGCGCGCGCCAGACGCGCGAGAGCGTGCTCGACGAAGTGCCTGGCGTCGGGCCGATCCTGAAGCGCCGCCTCGTGAGTCACTTCGGCAGCATGGCGAAGATCGGCGCGGCGAGCGTCGAGGAACTGGCGGCGGTGCCCGGGGTGGGGCGGAAAGTCGCCGAGGCCGTGAAGCAACATCTCGCCCGCGCGGAGCCGCGTAACTCGTGA
- a CDS encoding methylated-DNA--[protein]-cysteine S-methyltransferase, which produces MSGWICVAAGDAGIAACTLPQPTPEQAVSHVRRDLAAPAHADALLPRVVKGLHRYFGGEQVPLDFPLDLSRLPHFTRRVLLAVAEIPYGETRSYGWVARQIGRAQAARAVGQAMARNPLAPIVPCHRVIGRDGSLVGFGSGLDCKRSLLALEGARAAEAEP; this is translated from the coding sequence CTGTCCGGGTGGATCTGCGTCGCCGCCGGAGATGCGGGCATCGCCGCATGCACGCTGCCTCAGCCGACCCCCGAGCAGGCCGTGTCGCACGTCCGCCGCGACCTCGCCGCCCCCGCGCATGCGGATGCCCTGCTCCCCCGAGTGGTGAAGGGTCTCCACCGCTACTTCGGCGGCGAGCAGGTGCCCCTCGATTTCCCTCTCGACCTCTCTCGGCTTCCCCATTTCACGCGGCGCGTGCTGCTCGCGGTTGCCGAGATACCGTATGGAGAGACGCGCAGCTACGGCTGGGTCGCGCGGCAGATCGGGCGTGCGCAGGCGGCACGCGCGGTCGGCCAGGCGATGGCGCGGAACCCGCTCGCGCCCATCGTCCCCTGCCACCGCGTCATCGGCCGCGATGGGAGCCTGGTCGGTTTCGGGAGCGGCCTCGACTGCAAGCGAAGTCTCCTCGCACTGGAAGGGGCACGGGCGGCGGAAGCGGAACCCTGA
- a CDS encoding phage holin family protein has product MRALFLRWILMSLAVWGAASLLPNDMISVSTVWTAFLAVAIIGLLNALVKPILFLLRIVTFPINFLTLGLFALAMSFVMNAIVFWAVGQWLPGFHVHGVVAAAAGAAIMGAVNGMLILLIPEPRRGR; this is encoded by the coding sequence ATGCGTGCGCTATTCCTGCGCTGGATACTGATGAGCCTGGCTGTGTGGGGCGCGGCGAGCTTATTGCCGAACGACATGATCTCCGTCAGCACCGTGTGGACCGCGTTCCTCGCGGTCGCGATTATCGGCTTGCTCAACGCGCTCGTCAAGCCGATCCTGTTCTTGCTCAGAATCGTCACGTTCCCCATCAACTTCCTCACCTTGGGCCTTTTCGCGCTTGCCATGTCGTTCGTCATGAACGCCATAGTATTCTGGGCGGTCGGGCAGTGGTTGCCCGGATTCCACGTGCACGGCGTGGTCGCGGCGGCTGCGGGCGCGGCGATCATGGGCGCCGTCAACGGCATGCTGATACTGCTCATACCTGAACCGCGGAGGGGGCGATGA
- the rapZ gene encoding RNase adapter RapZ, whose protein sequence is MRARSGVECVIVTGQSGAGKSEAIHCFEDLGFFCVDNLPPALISKFAELCAHSDGKVSRAAVVIDVRGGAFFDHLAASLTELERMGFDYRIVFLAASDEALVRRYKETRRRHPLASDKRTLLESIREERRVLEGLKERAHKVIDTSSLPAQALKNEVASLFTERGTGEMVVTVVSFGYKFGVPLDADLVFDLRFLPNPHYIEELRPLSGTEEPVREFVLASPGARDFLRHIFAFLDFALPLYAQEGKAYLTIALGCTGGRHRSVALTSEVTGHLRTRGYRAVVEHRDVSK, encoded by the coding sequence ATGCGCGCCCGCAGCGGCGTTGAATGCGTCATCGTCACCGGCCAGTCGGGGGCCGGCAAGAGCGAGGCCATCCACTGCTTCGAGGACCTCGGGTTCTTCTGCGTGGACAATCTCCCGCCGGCGCTGATCTCGAAGTTCGCCGAACTCTGTGCGCATTCCGACGGCAAGGTGTCGCGCGCCGCCGTTGTCATTGACGTGCGCGGCGGCGCGTTTTTCGACCACCTCGCCGCGTCCCTCACCGAACTCGAGCGCATGGGCTTCGACTACCGCATCGTTTTCCTTGCCGCCTCAGATGAGGCCCTCGTCAGACGCTACAAGGAGACACGCCGGCGTCATCCCCTCGCCAGCGACAAGCGCACGCTCCTCGAGAGCATCCGCGAGGAACGCCGCGTGCTCGAGGGCTTGAAGGAGCGAGCGCACAAAGTCATTGACACCTCCAGCTTGCCCGCTCAGGCCCTCAAAAACGAGGTCGCCTCGCTGTTCACCGAGCGCGGCACCGGGGAGATGGTCGTCACCGTCGTCTCCTTCGGCTACAAGTTCGGCGTGCCGCTCGATGCGGATCTCGTGTTCGACCTGCGCTTTCTGCCCAACCCCCATTACATCGAGGAGCTGCGGCCCCTGTCGGGCACGGAAGAGCCGGTCCGCGAGTTCGTGCTCGCCAGCCCGGGCGCGCGGGATTTCCTGCGCCATATCTTTGCCTTCCTCGACTTCGCGCTGCCGCTCTATGCGCAGGAAGGGAAGGCCTATCTGACGATCGCCCTCGGCTGCACCGGCGGACGACATCGCAGCGTCGCCTTGACGTCGGAGGTGACCGGACACCTGCGCACCCGCGGGTATCGCGCGGTGGTCGAGCACCGCGATGTCTCGAAGTGA
- a CDS encoding YvcK family protein translates to MRHTARTEGVQMSVLRKLMRWLWPGLGVKRWMALGACGLALVGFGAASVVVSPALRQAGWIGVAYRSVSAIMPAWLVGVVLIAVGAAATFYGMRQMVRSIVSAVSPKDHGRLAEALYAKRCLADGPRLVALGGGTGLSTLLRGLKHWSANIAAVVTVSDDGGSSGRLRRDMGILPPGDIRNCLVALADAEPLMTQLFQYRFRDKGGQGLEGHSFGNLLIAALAEVTGDFKLAVEETSKVLAIRGRVLPCTLSDVRLRAEMDDGTVLEGETSIVGSPRRIARLALQPPDAPALDETLRAVEQAEAIVVGPGSLYTSVLPNLLVPGIAEAIRHTSVPVIYVCNVMTQRGETDGLTASRHVETLIEHLQWNPFTVCLMNSRMPDTAVTEAYHREGAEPIRPQETEIRELGSRPVVADLLWTADLARHDPHKLAAAIMRIIG, encoded by the coding sequence ATGAGACATACGGCCCGCACCGAAGGCGTGCAAATGAGCGTGCTGCGCAAACTCATGCGATGGCTGTGGCCCGGCCTCGGCGTCAAGCGCTGGATGGCACTCGGCGCATGCGGCCTCGCGCTGGTCGGCTTCGGGGCGGCTTCTGTGGTCGTCTCGCCCGCGCTGCGGCAGGCCGGTTGGATCGGCGTCGCCTATCGCAGCGTGTCCGCGATCATGCCCGCCTGGCTGGTCGGGGTGGTTCTGATCGCGGTCGGTGCGGCGGCAACCTTCTACGGCATGCGCCAGATGGTGCGCTCCATCGTCTCCGCAGTGAGCCCCAAGGATCACGGCCGACTGGCGGAGGCACTCTACGCGAAGCGCTGCTTGGCCGACGGCCCGCGGCTCGTCGCTCTCGGCGGCGGCACCGGGCTCTCCACGCTCCTGCGCGGCCTCAAGCACTGGAGCGCCAACATCGCCGCCGTCGTTACCGTCTCCGACGACGGCGGCAGCTCCGGCCGGCTCCGCCGCGACATGGGCATCCTGCCCCCCGGTGATATCCGCAACTGCTTAGTCGCGTTGGCCGATGCCGAGCCGCTGATGACCCAGCTCTTCCAGTACCGCTTTCGCGACAAAGGCGGGCAGGGGCTGGAGGGTCATTCCTTCGGCAATCTCCTCATCGCGGCCCTCGCGGAGGTAACAGGGGATTTCAAGCTCGCGGTGGAGGAGACGAGCAAGGTGCTCGCGATTCGGGGCCGCGTGCTGCCGTGTACGCTGAGCGACGTGCGGCTGCGAGCGGAAATGGATGACGGCACCGTCCTTGAGGGCGAAACCAGTATCGTGGGCAGCCCGCGGCGCATCGCCCGCCTCGCGCTCCAACCACCCGACGCGCCCGCCCTCGACGAAACGCTGCGCGCCGTCGAGCAAGCCGAGGCGATCGTCGTCGGCCCGGGCAGCTTGTACACCAGCGTGCTGCCCAATCTCCTGGTGCCCGGAATCGCGGAGGCGATCCGGCATACCTCGGTGCCGGTGATCTACGTCTGCAACGTGATGACTCAGCGGGGGGAGACCGACGGCCTCACTGCGTCACGCCACGTCGAGACGCTTATCGAGCACCTCCAGTGGAACCCCTTCACCGTCTGCCTCATGAACTCGCGCATGCCCGATACGGCCGTCACCGAGGCCTATCACCGTGAGGGCGCGGAACCCATCCGCCCGCAGGAGACGGAGATCCGCGAGCTGGGCAGCCGCCCGGTCGTCGCCGACCTGCTGTGGACAGCCGATCTCGCCCGCCACGATCCCCACAAGCTGGCCGCCGCCATCATGCGCATCATAGGCTAG